A stretch of the Gossypium hirsutum isolate 1008001.06 chromosome D07, Gossypium_hirsutum_v2.1, whole genome shotgun sequence genome encodes the following:
- the LOC107956132 gene encoding uncharacterized protein: MKDSVARSEARAPARTYTIRAREEATVPDVIAGTFYLFHVIVYALIDPGSTHSYVYTALVSQKKLSVEPTDYDIQVTNPLGESVIVNLVCRDCLLKVKRCQFSVDLMLLPFREFDVILGIDWLTKHEAVA; this comes from the coding sequence ATGAAAGATTCTGTTGCCCGGTCAGAGGCTAGGGCACCTGCACGTACTTACACCATCCGAGCGAGAGAAGAAGCTACAGTTCCAGACGTAATTGCTGGTACATTTTATCTTTTTCATGTTattgtatatgcattgattgaccctgggtccACGCATTCTTATGTCTACACTGCATTAGTATCACAAAAGAAAttgtctgttgaacctactgattATGATATTCAGGTCACTAATCCATTAGGCGAAAGTGTAATAGTTAATTTAGTCTGTCGTGACTGCCTACTGAAAGTAAAACGCTGTCAATTCTCTGTTGATCTGATGTTGCTACCGTTtcgggaatttgatgttattctaggAATTGATTGGTTAACGAAGCATGAAGCTGTAgcgtaa